From the Candidatus Omnitrophota bacterium genome, the window CTGTTTGACTTCCCTCCAAAGCCCGGCTCTTTCTTCGTCAGTCTTATCGTTATAAAGTAAAGATCCCGGGTCCACATACCCCAGCCACCACCGGCTGGTGAGCATTTGATTCGGCGTATAAATATCATGGATAAAAACATCGGGCGCATATGTCTTTAGCAGATAATCCGTTGCCCGGCGGTGCCAATCAAAGGATTGCCCGGCCTCCTCGATAAAGGCGTCCTTATCCTCTTTCGAAAATATAAGCTGAGCGGGGAAACTATCCGCATAATCAACCATCGGGCCTACATTCTTAATAATATCATCCGCTAAAAACACAGGTTTGGTGAGCGTATTGTTCAAATTATCATAAAAAAACCTTATTTTAAAAAGCCCGTCCGCTTGCAGCGTAATGACTTTTATCCTTACTGTCGTATCTATCGGGATATCTCCCCACGATACTGTGACCGGAAGCCATTCGCTTTGATCCCCCTGTTTTAAATCCGCGATCGCCGTTTTTTTATCCGCGGTGAACGCGACACGATCGTAATTCGGGATTGAGTCGTTTGTGCTGTCATAAATATACGCGTATATCTTTGCCCCCCATGCCTCGAGCGCGGATTCTTTCGGAGGGGAATATGACCGGGGCGCCGCATTCCATTCCCAGGCAGGACCGACCAGCGGAAAAACAGCTAACGGCGGGCCGAAGTAAAAAAGCCTGCTCTCGCGCCCCCGGTGGTATTGCACCGAAGCGTCCGGGATGTTCTCGAAGTTAACCGCGTAAAAATTGGCGCCCCACCCCCCCCAGCGCCCGGCGATCGTATACCCCCGCCCCAGTTCCGGCGGCGTGGATCCGGGGACCGAAAGCACCATAACCGATTTTCCCTGCTTTTCCAGGGTTGACCAGATAGCCTCCACCTTGCGCGCCGTGGAGCTGAAGCCGGTCATAGACGGTTTTACCAGCGAGTGGCCGTCGGTATGCATCGGGCCGTCTGAAACCCCGTTTATTTGCGGATAGGTCCCGGTCAGTATAGCTGCGAAATTTACAGGTGTATGCCCGGGATAAACAGGCCTGCAGAAACCATAGGTCCCGTTGTCCATCATTCGTTTTATATTGGGCAGGTCCCCTTCCCTGGCCCAGGCGTAAATATCGAACAAATACGGCTCCGCCCGCATCCCGTCGGGTATGAACCAATAAAGTTTTTTGCCCTTCCGGGCATCTTGGGATAACGGGTCATTCGCTTTCTGAGCATAAGCGATGCCGGCGATACCTGCTAAAACGATCAAAGTGCCAGTTAGAATACGCTTCATTTCTTTATTATTAGAATAGTATCGGCGATATTTTGCGCCAGGAGCCTGTTGCCCCGCGCGGTGCAGTGGCCGAAATCACCCGCAAACATATCCGTAAAATACGCCGGATAACCCTCTTTGCCTACCGCTTCTTTGAATATACGGCCATTATCCACAAACACGATATTCCCGTCATCCCCGGCAAATATCCGCTTTAACGATTCAACACTATGCATAGGATACTGCGCACATATCAATTTTATCCCTCTATCCCCTGTTATTTTCTTTATCCGCAGAAAATTATTGCGCGTTGATGGGTTATAATAATCCAGCCGCGCCTTATCCGCCATATCATAGCTGATCCGGCTATCGTCTTTTCTGTTAAGAGACCCGTACAATGTCCCCAGTCCTCCATACGCCCGGTCATTGAGCGGATTGATCCGTGCAGCCTTGCTGAAAAACTCTTCCGCCGACAAGTGCTTGCCCTGTTCCATGCATAATACGCCGAACCAATAATACATACTGTCATTACCCGGGCTAAGCGCCATGCCTTCTTGCAAGATCTTTTGCGCAGCCGCATAATCACCCTGAAATATGTAAGTGCAACCCAGCTCCAGGTATACCATATCGTTCATCGGATTAAACGATAAGGCTTTTCTGAACAGCTCCGCCGCTTCAATGAATTTCCCCTGATGGCGGTATAATAAAGCCTGTTCGAAATACGCCTTGTCTTCACTGGCATATTTGCCGCAATCAGTTGTTTTAACGCTGGGCGCGCGGATACTCATATTGATAGACCGCGCCAGCTTCACTGTCTTTAACGACATAATAAAATCCCGCAATCTGCGCCTGAGACCCCGGCCATTCACATACGGAATATTCCGGTCATACCCGTCGTTTATGCCCATCATGACAATGACCATATCCGGGCGGTATTTATCAAGCCGGCCTTCCAACTGCGATACGATAGTTTGTGTGCGCGCGGCAACAATGCCTGCGTTCAGGACAGTGAACTTTTTGCCGGAACCGCTGGAATTAAGGATCTGTTCAAGCTGCGCAGGATACGCATCAGCGCCGCCCAAAGCGGTAGTGGACTCGCCCAGGCACAAAATGCGGCACGCGCCTTGTCTTTGAGCGGCGATCATATTTTTAAGCCCTTGCGCATATAAGATCGCCTGCGCGCCGATGCGCATGCCCAACTCCAGCAAGATCAAAGACAGCAATACTCCAAAGGCGGCCAAAAGTATCTTATGCCTGCCGAGAACCGAAGTAGCGGCTTTTTTGGCCATAATCTTACTGCGCTCCTGTGAGAACACTGAAAACAGAGTCACAAACTGACGCGCCCATCCCCTCGAACAACGGCAGTTGAATATTTGAAGCATATAACCGGGCGCTCACAGGCAAAGTCCCCGAAGCCAACCC encodes:
- a CDS encoding alkaline phosphatase family protein, yielding MKRILTGTLIVLAGIAGIAYAQKANDPLSQDARKGKKLYWFIPDGMRAEPYLFDIYAWAREGDLPNIKRMMDNGTYGFCRPVYPGHTPVNFAAILTGTYPQINGVSDGPMHTDGHSLVKPSMTGFSSTARKVEAIWSTLEKQGKSVMVLSVPGSTPPELGRGYTIAGRWGGWGANFYAVNFENIPDASVQYHRGRESRLFYFGPPLAVFPLVGPAWEWNAAPRSYSPPKESALEAWGAKIYAYIYDSTNDSIPNYDRVAFTADKKTAIADLKQGDQSEWLPVTVSWGDIPIDTTVRIKVITLQADGLFKIRFFYDNLNNTLTKPVFLADDIIKNVGPMVDYADSFPAQLIFSKEDKDAFIEEAGQSFDWHRRATDYLLKTYAPDVFIHDIYTPNQMLTSRWWLGYVDPGSLLYNDKTDEERAGLWREVKQMYKELDAIIGEYLKNADEDTVIAVSSDHGAVPLHRRVHLNNLFARQGWLFFKLDPVTGEPLIDWLRSTVVYLNYGHVFIDPAGLHGRDGVWRRSTGPRYKKLREEVRLALQGLRDESGTCPVMRIATWEESGRVFRLCRERIGDLILSNRPGYAWTEEMSDDKKIFSNSLITGYKQGILTEKCPAIWCPFIIMGPGVKKNNFLGNDPVDMIDQYPTLMKLLGVKLPDFVQGKPLEDVCE
- a CDS encoding tetratricopeptide repeat protein yields the protein MAKKAATSVLGRHKILLAAFGVLLSLILLELGMRIGAQAILYAQGLKNMIAAQRQGACRILCLGESTTALGGADAYPAQLEQILNSSGSGKKFTVLNAGIVAARTQTIVSQLEGRLDKYRPDMVIVMMGINDGYDRNIPYVNGRGLRRRLRDFIMSLKTVKLARSINMSIRAPSVKTTDCGKYASEDKAYFEQALLYRHQGKFIEAAELFRKALSFNPMNDMVYLELGCTYIFQGDYAAAQKILQEGMALSPGNDSMYYWFGVLCMEQGKHLSAEEFFSKAARINPLNDRAYGGLGTLYGSLNRKDDSRISYDMADKARLDYYNPSTRNNFLRIKKITGDRGIKLICAQYPMHSVESLKRIFAGDDGNIVFVDNGRIFKEAVGKEGYPAYFTDMFAGDFGHCTARGNRLLAQNIADTILIIKK